One genomic segment of Deltaproteobacteria bacterium includes these proteins:
- a CDS encoding CoA transferase, with protein MSRPFDGLKVLDFGWIGVGPITARYLGDNGATVIRIESLTRFDGLRMAPPYKNAKPGLNNSQFFATFNAGKMSLGLNMAHADARAIAKRLCLEWADVIVEGFTPKQMRAWGLHYEDLSQTRPDLIMVSTCQLGQTGPYSMYAGYGNMAASLAGYYEITGWADRGPAMVYGAYTDMLTPGVGAALVAASLDYRQRTGKGQWIDLSQFETGVNHVPVAVLDYVVNGRVVTRNGNHDDRGCPHAVYPCTGDERWLAIAVFSDDEWQSLVRVMGDPAWAQAEKFTTAVGRQANEAELDRLIETWTKTQDAALLESLLQAAGVAAGMVAKQSDLFDDPQLAHREFFAWCEHKVMGRSPYDGLMAQLGKTPGQVSTAPLLGEHYEEVLKGILHYSDEAIAELIGRGTVEMYLE; from the coding sequence ATGTCGCGACCGTTCGATGGACTCAAAGTTCTCGATTTTGGCTGGATAGGTGTTGGCCCGATCACAGCTCGTTATCTCGGTGATAATGGCGCGACGGTGATTCGTATCGAGTCGTTGACACGATTCGATGGCTTGCGTATGGCGCCGCCGTATAAAAATGCCAAACCTGGCCTCAATAACAGTCAGTTCTTTGCCACCTTCAACGCTGGCAAAATGAGCCTTGGGTTGAATATGGCGCACGCCGATGCCCGCGCGATTGCTAAACGTCTCTGCCTGGAATGGGCCGATGTCATCGTTGAAGGGTTCACTCCCAAGCAAATGCGCGCGTGGGGATTGCACTACGAAGACCTATCGCAAACGCGACCTGACCTGATCATGGTGTCGACATGCCAGCTTGGGCAGACTGGCCCGTACTCGATGTATGCGGGCTACGGGAACATGGCTGCATCGCTCGCGGGTTACTATGAGATTACCGGCTGGGCCGATCGTGGCCCAGCGATGGTGTATGGTGCATACACTGACATGCTCACTCCTGGTGTCGGCGCCGCGCTGGTTGCGGCTTCGCTTGACTATCGACAACGGACGGGCAAAGGACAATGGATCGATCTGTCTCAGTTTGAGACCGGCGTGAATCATGTGCCGGTGGCAGTGCTCGACTACGTCGTGAATGGCCGGGTGGTCACCCGCAATGGTAATCATGATGACCGTGGTTGTCCGCACGCGGTGTATCCCTGCACTGGTGACGAGCGCTGGCTGGCTATCGCTGTCTTTAGCGATGATGAATGGCAGTCCCTCGTCCGAGTCATGGGGGATCCCGCCTGGGCCCAGGCAGAGAAATTCACCACAGCAGTTGGGCGACAAGCCAATGAGGCCGAACTCGATCGTCTGATTGAAACCTGGACCAAAACTCAAGATGCCGCTCTTCTGGAGTCTCTGCTACAAGCTGCCGGTGTCGCTGCTGGGATGGTCGCGAAACAATCTGACTTATTTGACGATCCGCAGCTCGCGCATCGCGAATTTTTCGCCTGGTGTGAACACAAAGTGATGGGACGTTCGCCCTATGATGGACTGATGGCGCAGCTTGGCAAAACTCCGGGTCAAGTGTCTACCGCGCCGCTCTTGGGTGAACACTATGAAGAGGTGCTCAAAGGTATTCTCCACTATTCCGATGAGGCGATCGCCGAGTTGATTGGTAGGGGTACGGTGGAAATGTATCTTGAGTGA